In one window of Pseudobacteroides sp. DNA:
- a CDS encoding dockerin type I domain-containing protein — MKRVLAYLMIFVFIVALQPMNSICSEVQEDYKIYGYLCTDHKLTNSVMNSGFRVYLPSCNIEAYTDSSGYFEITGKFIPGADTNIYVTKEQYLTRYISISPVKNMMIGSPQVPFEMCAGDVNNDNAVNMSDIVILASSFNTLKGDDKYSYKGDLNWDSAINMSDVVIIAKNFNKTSESYITPMKSEITDIKMKVGEVFAVTKREGGSGIKWNAEISDDTVVVLDKSTIENTEPAGAPYTHTWEFKALSLGNVIVTFHSNYVGGMPDIYNIKVEGNPQNSTPIQSSSTPTKPSDTPSPSASPIPSAVDHSMLTPYSDCNIVPGQNTIFCPTFQMAWDGLKKDAGGDVVLEGKPPLADILNKGFDWSNSLTEDSYVAISGIGDNMVEQIKNNLKSKFGDDAPEVESIGPGGYISCAFLLKKMKFAKSFEDTRPIFFSSNGETTQVASFGIENGSKRYNDLSSQVSIYDYKNDNDFIVKLLPEDTNEEIILAKVAPGETLNKTYAEIMERIKKSTPESLRFTESIAIPEVNLNIEGEYSDLHKRIFNQALYDYKITKAYQNVKFKLNKDGVKLASEAIILATPSAIMNKKNLVFDKQFLICLKQKDAQNPYLLIWIDNPGVLVNK, encoded by the coding sequence ATGAAAAGAGTGTTGGCGTATCTTATGATATTTGTTTTTATTGTAGCATTGCAGCCGATGAATTCCATATGTTCCGAGGTTCAGGAAGACTATAAAATATACGGATATTTGTGTACAGATCACAAGTTAACAAATTCCGTAATGAATTCTGGATTCAGGGTATATTTGCCGAGCTGTAATATAGAAGCATATACTGATAGCAGCGGATATTTTGAAATCACCGGAAAATTCATTCCTGGGGCGGACACCAATATTTATGTAACTAAGGAACAATACCTTACAAGATATATAAGTATTAGCCCTGTAAAAAATATGATGATTGGTTCACCTCAAGTTCCATTTGAAATGTGTGCCGGTGATGTAAATAATGATAATGCTGTAAATATGTCTGATATAGTTATACTGGCATCATCATTCAATACATTAAAGGGTGATGACAAATATTCATATAAAGGCGATCTAAATTGGGATAGTGCCATAAACATGAGTGATGTGGTAATTATAGCTAAAAACTTCAATAAAACATCAGAGAGTTATATAACGCCTATGAAGTCTGAGATAACCGATATTAAAATGAAAGTTGGGGAAGTATTTGCAGTAACCAAAAGAGAAGGGGGCTCAGGTATTAAATGGAATGCAGAAATTTCCGATGATACGGTTGTGGTATTAGATAAATCAACCATTGAAAACACAGAGCCTGCTGGTGCCCCTTACACTCATACATGGGAGTTTAAGGCGTTATCGCTGGGCAATGTGATTGTGACCTTTCATTCAAACTATGTGGGAGGTATGCCTGATATATACAACATAAAGGTTGAAGGTAACCCGCAAAACAGTACACCAATCCAATCAAGCAGTACACCAACCAAGCCGTCAGATACACCAAGCCCATCAGCATCGCCAATCCCCAGTGCAGTGGACCATTCTATGCTGACTCCATATTCGGACTGTAATATAGTTCCCGGACAAAATACTATATTCTGTCCTACATTCCAAATGGCCTGGGACGGTCTGAAAAAGGATGCTGGCGGTGACGTGGTATTAGAAGGCAAACCCCCGCTTGCCGATATTCTCAATAAGGGGTTTGATTGGTCAAACTCACTAACTGAAGATAGTTATGTTGCTATATCAGGTATTGGTGACAATATGGTAGAACAAATTAAAAACAATCTTAAGTCCAAGTTCGGTGATGACGCTCCTGAAGTTGAATCTATAGGTCCTGGGGGATACATATCCTGTGCATTTTTGCTGAAAAAAATGAAATTTGCAAAGTCATTTGAAGACACACGTCCTATTTTCTTTAGCTCAAATGGTGAAACTACTCAGGTAGCGTCTTTTGGAATAGAAAACGGATCTAAAAGGTATAATGATCTTTCCAGTCAGGTTAGCATATATGATTATAAAAACGACAATGATTTTATAGTTAAGTTATTACCGGAAGACACAAATGAAGAAATAATTCTTGCAAAGGTTGCACCAGGTGAAACCCTCAATAAAACATATGCAGAAATAATGGAAAGGATAAAAAAATCAACGCCGGAAAGCTTACGATTCACTGAATCCATAGCAATACCTGAAGTGAATTTGAATATTGAAGGAGAATATTCTGATTTGCATAAAAGAATTTTTAATCAAGCTTTATATGACTATAAGATTACAAAAGCATATCAGAATGTAAAATTTAAACTGAACAAGGATGGAGTAAAACTTGCTTCAGAAGCAATTATACTTGCAACGCCTTCTGCTATCATGAATAAAAAGAACTTGGTGTTTGACAAACAATTTTTGATATGCCTTAAACAGAAGGATGCACAAAATCCATATCTTTTAATCTGGATTGATAATCCAGGGGTTTTGGTAAATAAATAA
- the murD gene encoding UDP-N-acetylmuramoyl-L-alanine--D-glutamate ligase: protein MNDKLQEYKNYIKNKKIAVLGIGVSNVPLIKYLSSIGVDITAFDKADEQKLGSIVKELDALGVKFSLGENYLESLKGFDIVFRTPGMRFDLPELLAAKEEGAEITSEMEVFFELCPATIYAVTGSDGKTTTTTLIHKFLTEQGYRCWLGGNIGNPLLDRIEEIEENHKVVLELSSFQLHTMKRSPNIAVITNISPNHLDVHKSMEEYVEAKKNILNFQDSTDKLIINFDNEITKSLSSEAKGEVVYFSRVNELDNGALMKDDNLVYRKNGIDTIIVSAHEIVIPGVHNVENYLAAIAAVIDDVKPSVMKRVATTFKGVEHRIELVREIEGVKFYNDSIASSPTRTIAGLNSFKQKVILIAGGYDKKIPYDCLGEIIADKVKGLVLIGQTGKKIDKALKDEIERTGKGSDIPVVYCETLEDAVNSASKQAKTGDIVILSPASASFDMFKNFAERGEMFKEIVNGL from the coding sequence TTGAACGATAAATTGCAAGAGTATAAGAATTACATAAAAAACAAAAAGATTGCCGTGTTAGGGATTGGTGTAAGTAATGTGCCCCTTATTAAATATCTTTCGTCCATAGGCGTAGATATAACAGCATTTGACAAAGCCGATGAACAGAAGCTTGGGAGCATTGTAAAAGAGCTTGATGCATTAGGGGTTAAGTTTAGCCTGGGCGAAAACTATTTGGAAAGCCTTAAAGGCTTTGATATAGTCTTCAGAACGCCTGGAATGAGGTTTGACCTTCCCGAGCTTTTAGCTGCTAAAGAAGAGGGGGCCGAAATAACTTCAGAAATGGAAGTTTTTTTTGAGCTGTGTCCTGCAACTATTTATGCAGTTACAGGCAGTGATGGAAAAACTACCACTACCACACTTATCCATAAATTCCTGACAGAGCAGGGGTATAGATGCTGGCTTGGCGGTAATATAGGTAATCCGCTTTTAGACCGTATCGAAGAAATAGAAGAGAACCACAAGGTGGTATTGGAGCTAAGCAGCTTCCAGCTCCATACTATGAAAAGGAGCCCTAACATAGCTGTTATAACAAACATTTCGCCAAATCATCTTGATGTTCATAAATCAATGGAAGAATATGTGGAAGCCAAGAAGAACATATTAAACTTTCAGGACAGCACCGATAAGCTAATTATAAATTTCGATAATGAAATAACAAAAAGTCTCTCTAGTGAAGCAAAAGGAGAAGTTGTCTATTTCAGCAGAGTTAATGAATTGGATAATGGGGCCTTGATGAAAGACGATAATCTTGTTTACAGGAAGAATGGTATTGATACAATCATTGTGTCTGCCCATGAAATTGTCATACCGGGTGTCCATAACGTAGAGAACTATCTAGCTGCTATAGCAGCTGTTATTGATGATGTTAAACCTTCAGTTATGAAAAGGGTAGCAACAACCTTTAAGGGAGTAGAGCACAGAATAGAGCTTGTAAGAGAGATTGAGGGAGTAAAATTCTACAACGACTCCATAGCAAGCAGTCCTACAAGAACTATAGCAGGGCTTAATTCATTCAAGCAGAAAGTTATATTGATTGCTGGAGGCTACGATAAAAAGATTCCTTATGATTGCCTGGGTGAAATAATTGCAGATAAGGTTAAAGGCTTGGTTCTTATCGGGCAGACCGGTAAAAAGATCGATAAAGCGTTAAAGGACGAAATAGAAAGAACAGGTAAAGGAAGCGATATTCCTGTTGTGTATTGTGAAACGCTGGAGGATGCAGTAAACTCAGCTTCCAAGCAAGCAAAAACGGGAGATATAGTAATATTATCACCTGCAAGTGCAAGTTTTGATATGTTTAAGAACTTCGCAGAACGGGGTGAAATGTTTAAGGAAATTGTAAACGGTTTGTAA
- a CDS encoding nucleotidyltransferase domain-containing protein, with protein sequence MRVDWLENDRFINKVDEILEKCIDSLGIEIMSIVLYGSRARGDRNSQNDYEFVVLVNNNTPLNSFIKLTNVLRIELLREKLFLVKILLYTPEIFEEILYSDKVTGTFLYMICKENIIIYDKFGTFISIKERLAVNNIKKEEEFLNQCIEFAKMLGSQKWERKWEKTLMQYKYMKKRREI encoded by the coding sequence ATGAGAGTTGATTGGTTGGAAAATGACAGGTTTATAAACAAGGTGGATGAAATACTGGAAAAATGTATAGATAGTCTCGGGATAGAGATTATGAGCATTGTTTTGTACGGATCACGGGCAAGGGGAGATAGAAATTCACAAAATGATTACGAGTTCGTAGTTCTCGTAAATAATAATACTCCTCTCAATTCTTTTATTAAATTAACAAATGTCCTAAGAATTGAACTTTTAAGGGAGAAGTTGTTTTTGGTCAAAATACTGCTGTATACTCCGGAAATATTTGAAGAAATTTTATATTCCGATAAGGTTACAGGTACATTTTTATATATGATATGCAAAGAAAACATAATCATTTATGACAAGTTTGGTACATTCATCTCCATTAAAGAAAGGCTTGCAGTAAATAACATAAAAAAAGAAGAAGAATTTCTTAATCAATGTATTGAATTTGCAAAGATGCTTGGTTCGCAGAAGTGGGAAAGAAAATGGGAGAAGACTCTTATGCAGTACAAGTATATGAAAAAAAGAAGGGAAATTTAA
- a CDS encoding protein-glutamate O-methyltransferase CheR encodes MNDYEWFKGEVYKLSGIDLSCYKEKQMKRRIEALIRKYGMEPYESYLQAIKAKNDMYNEFINYLTINVSEFYRNPEQWEVLKNEILPMILNVNKKPRIWSAACSTGDEPYTLAMILNNFIPLNEIRIIATDIDREILNKAQTGIYSAKSLAGLPKNYLNEYFTSIGDTYQIKESVKKCVDFKHHNLLKDPYPTDLDLIVCRNVLIYFTEEAKTNIYYKFNASLKPHGVLFVGSTEQIIMSSKFNLKSLKTFFYVKENQNK; translated from the coding sequence ATGAATGATTACGAATGGTTTAAGGGTGAGGTGTATAAACTTTCAGGCATTGATCTTTCTTGTTATAAAGAAAAGCAAATGAAGAGAAGGATAGAGGCTCTAATAAGGAAGTACGGGATGGAGCCTTATGAAAGCTATTTGCAAGCCATAAAGGCTAAAAATGACATGTACAATGAGTTTATAAACTACCTGACTATAAATGTTTCTGAATTTTATCGAAACCCTGAGCAATGGGAAGTTCTAAAAAATGAAATACTTCCTATGATTTTAAATGTTAACAAAAAGCCCCGAATCTGGAGTGCTGCGTGTTCTACAGGAGATGAACCGTATACACTTGCAATGATTTTGAACAACTTTATTCCGTTAAATGAAATTAGAATTATAGCAACAGATATAGACCGAGAAATATTAAATAAGGCTCAAACGGGAATTTATTCAGCCAAAAGCCTTGCAGGATTGCCTAAGAACTATTTAAACGAGTATTTTACTTCAATTGGTGACACTTATCAGATAAAGGAAAGTGTAAAAAAATGTGTAGATTTTAAGCATCATAATCTTTTAAAGGATCCTTACCCGACAGATTTGGACTTGATTGTATGCAGGAATGTACTTATTTACTTTACTGAGGAAGCAAAAACAAATATCTATTATAAATTTAATGCTTCGTTAAAGCCTCATGGCGTACTTTTTGTCGGAAGTACCGAGCAAATAATAATGTCAAGTAAGTTTAACCTAAAGTCTTTGAAAACATTTTTCTATGTCAAGGAGAACCAAAACAAGTGA